The Pedobacter mucosus genome window below encodes:
- a CDS encoding zinc ribbon domain-containing protein, whose amino-acid sequence MEQTVEQKLKALYELQNIHTKIDKIRQVRGELPMEVADLEDDVLGLETRIAKIKGELDDLEDSIVTRKNTIKDAQAGIKRYDTQLKEVKNNREYDALTKEIEIQGLDIQVSEKKIKEHGFEITSKSEIFESAKTELDGRKKDLEIKKSELGVITAETEKEEQDLQKKADKAEPTIDERLLIAYKRLRKNAINGLAVVTIDRDSCSGCFNQIPPQRQLDIRQRKKIIVCEHCGRILVDEALTHEVTEA is encoded by the coding sequence ATGGAACAAACCGTAGAACAAAAGCTAAAAGCTTTATACGAATTACAAAATATTCATACTAAAATTGATAAAATCCGTCAAGTAAGGGGCGAGTTACCAATGGAAGTTGCCGATCTTGAGGATGATGTTTTAGGATTAGAAACTAGAATAGCAAAAATCAAAGGAGAATTGGATGATCTTGAAGATTCAATCGTAACCCGTAAAAATACAATTAAAGATGCTCAGGCTGGCATAAAAAGATACGATACTCAATTAAAAGAAGTTAAAAATAATCGTGAATACGATGCTTTAACAAAAGAAATTGAGATTCAAGGTTTAGATATCCAGGTTTCTGAAAAGAAAATTAAAGAGCATGGTTTCGAAATTACTTCTAAATCAGAAATCTTCGAATCTGCTAAAACAGAACTTGACGGTAGAAAAAAAGATTTAGAAATTAAGAAAAGCGAGCTTGGCGTAATCACTGCTGAAACTGAAAAAGAAGAGCAAGATTTACAAAAGAAAGCTGATAAAGCTGAGCCAACGATTGATGAGCGGTTATTAATTGCTTACAAACGTTTACGCAAAAATGCAATTAATGGTTTAGCCGTTGTAACTATTGATCGTGATTCTTGTTCAGGTTGTTTCAACCAGATTCCACCTCAACGCCAGTTAGATATTCGTCAACGTAAAAAAATTATTGTTTGCGAACATTGTGGTCGTATTTTGGTTGATGAAGCTTTAACTCACGAAGTTACTGAAGCTTAA
- the mfd gene encoding transcription-repair coupling factor, giving the protein MNIRDLINRYKTDDRVTQFTKALNSTKNPKIQLKGLVGSADAIVALSSYFLLHKPLFFILPDREEASYFLSDLEGILDKQVLLFPSSYRKSFDFTQVDTANVLARAEVLNELNHDSEYGKIVVSYPEAIAEKVIDRSALEKNTLEISLGAKLGIDFINEFLIDYDFDRRDFVYEPGQFSIRGGIVDIFSFSSDLPFRIEFFGDEVESIRSFEIESQLSVADVKSLTIVPNVQAKFLTESNISILDYIDQDTQLWFKDVEFTLDIVKAGYKKAIELWKALSLAEKNLNPDWIDPKFAFTDEKLLGDHLQDFPIIEFGKQFFYAAENRFEFETKPQPSFNKDFNLLIHNLKENEKAGIINFIFTDSPKQVERLYAILEDIDKTAKFTPINSMLREGFVDPQIQTAFYTDHQIFDRYYKYKLKKGYQKSQAITLKDLRELKSGDYVTHIDHGIGKYAGLEKVEVNGKTQEMIRLVYADNDLLYVNINSLNRIAKYSGKESGVPKMNKLGTDAWDKLKKTTKKKVKDIARDLIKLYALRKTQAGTAFSPDSYLQTELEASFIYEDTPDQLKATQDVKRDMESPYPMDRLVCGDVGFGKTEIAVRAAFKAVAEGKQAAILVPTTILALQHFKTFSARLKDFPVTVDYINRFKTSKQIKDTLAEAAIGKVDILIGTHRLLSKDVKFKDLGIMIIDEEQKFGVTAKERLKAVRVNVDTLTLTATPIPRTLHFSLMGARDLSIISTPPPNRQPVNTELHVFNDKLIQEAVQFELDRGGQVFFVHNRVNDLMQLGGLIQKLVPKARIGIAHGKLDGDALEDVMLDFINGEKDVLVATTIIEAGLDIPNANTIIINHAHMFGLSDLHQMRGRVGRSNKKAFCYLLSPPLSTLTSEARKRLSAIEEFSDLGSGFNVAMRDLDIRGSGNLLGAEQSGFIAEIGFEMYHKILDEAIQELKEAEFKGLFENEPNRPFVGFTQVDTDLELYIPDAYITNITERYNLYTELSKLSNETELAVFEKQLADRFGPVPPQVKTMFSVVRLQWLGKKLGFEKISFKKNSLRGYFLSDKQSAYFDSTTFMKILTFAQNHPRMCNLKEVKNTLRIAFDHINSVEEAMQTLELID; this is encoded by the coding sequence TTGAATATTCGAGATTTAATTAATAGATACAAAACCGACGATCGGGTAACCCAGTTTACTAAGGCGTTGAACAGTACAAAAAATCCAAAAATACAATTAAAAGGATTGGTAGGCTCTGCCGATGCTATTGTTGCCCTGTCATCATACTTTTTACTACACAAACCTTTGTTTTTTATACTTCCAGATCGGGAAGAAGCCTCTTATTTCCTGTCAGATTTAGAAGGTATTTTAGATAAACAAGTGTTACTTTTCCCTTCATCTTACCGAAAATCTTTCGATTTTACACAGGTAGATACTGCAAATGTATTGGCTCGTGCTGAAGTTTTAAATGAACTTAATCATGATTCAGAATACGGTAAAATTGTAGTTTCTTATCCTGAAGCCATTGCTGAAAAGGTTATTGATCGCTCTGCATTAGAAAAAAATACACTAGAAATTAGTCTTGGTGCTAAATTAGGCATCGATTTCATTAATGAATTTTTAATTGATTACGACTTCGATAGAAGAGATTTTGTTTATGAACCTGGGCAGTTCTCCATTCGAGGTGGTATTGTAGATATTTTTTCGTTTTCATCTGATTTGCCTTTCCGCATTGAGTTTTTTGGCGATGAGGTTGAAAGCATCCGCAGTTTTGAAATTGAAAGTCAGCTTTCGGTTGCCGATGTAAAATCGCTTACGATTGTTCCGAATGTTCAGGCAAAATTTTTAACAGAAAGCAACATTAGTATTTTAGATTATATCGATCAGGATACACAGCTTTGGTTTAAGGATGTAGAATTTACTTTAGACATTGTTAAAGCAGGTTATAAAAAGGCTATAGAGCTATGGAAAGCACTTTCTTTGGCAGAAAAAAACCTTAATCCCGATTGGATTGATCCAAAATTTGCTTTTACAGACGAAAAATTATTAGGTGATCATCTTCAGGATTTCCCAATTATAGAATTTGGAAAACAGTTTTTTTATGCTGCCGAAAATCGTTTTGAATTTGAAACGAAACCGCAGCCATCATTCAACAAAGATTTTAATCTGCTTATCCATAATTTAAAGGAAAACGAAAAAGCAGGGATTATCAACTTCATTTTTACAGATTCGCCAAAGCAGGTTGAGCGTTTATATGCCATTTTAGAAGATATAGACAAAACGGCAAAATTTACTCCGATAAATAGCATGCTGCGTGAAGGCTTTGTGGATCCACAGATTCAAACTGCCTTTTATACCGATCATCAAATTTTTGATCGTTACTATAAATACAAGCTTAAAAAAGGCTATCAGAAAAGTCAAGCAATTACCTTAAAAGATCTTCGGGAACTTAAGTCTGGCGATTATGTAACGCACATTGATCATGGTATTGGAAAATATGCCGGATTAGAAAAGGTAGAAGTAAACGGTAAAACGCAGGAAATGATTCGTCTGGTTTATGCTGACAACGATTTGCTTTACGTAAATATCAACTCTTTAAATCGCATTGCGAAATACAGCGGAAAGGAAAGCGGCGTACCAAAAATGAATAAATTAGGTACCGATGCTTGGGATAAGCTAAAAAAAACTACTAAAAAAAAAGTTAAAGATATTGCCCGGGATTTAATAAAACTTTATGCCTTGCGCAAAACGCAAGCTGGAACAGCCTTTTCTCCCGATAGCTATTTACAAACAGAATTAGAGGCTTCTTTTATTTATGAGGATACGCCAGATCAGCTTAAAGCAACTCAGGATGTTAAAAGAGATATGGAATCTCCATATCCGATGGATCGTTTGGTTTGCGGCGATGTTGGCTTTGGAAAGACAGAAATTGCCGTTCGGGCAGCTTTTAAAGCGGTTGCAGAAGGCAAACAGGCAGCTATTTTGGTGCCGACAACTATTTTAGCACTACAGCATTTCAAAACTTTTTCTGCTCGTTTAAAAGATTTCCCGGTTACGGTAGATTATATTAATCGCTTTAAAACCAGCAAACAAATTAAAGATACACTGGCCGAAGCGGCTATTGGGAAAGTGGATATTTTGATTGGTACGCATCGTTTGCTCAGTAAAGATGTAAAATTTAAGGATCTGGGCATCATGATTATTGATGAGGAACAGAAATTTGGCGTAACTGCAAAAGAGCGTTTAAAAGCTGTTCGGGTAAATGTTGATACCTTAACACTTACCGCAACACCAATTCCGCGAACCTTGCATTTCTCTTTAATGGGCGCTCGAGATTTGTCTATCATCAGTACGCCACCGCCAAATCGCCAGCCTGTAAACACAGAACTTCATGTTTTTAATGATAAATTAATACAGGAAGCGGTACAATTTGAGTTGGATAGAGGCGGACAGGTTTTCTTTGTACACAATCGTGTGAACGATTTAATGCAGTTGGGTGGTTTAATTCAAAAACTTGTACCAAAAGCAAGAATTGGAATTGCACACGGAAAGTTAGACGGTGATGCATTGGAAGATGTAATGCTTGATTTTATTAATGGTGAAAAGGATGTTTTGGTAGCTACTACAATTATTGAAGCTGGTTTAGACATTCCAAACGCCAATACAATCATCATCAATCATGCGCATATGTTTGGGCTAAGCGATCTACACCAAATGCGTGGCCGCGTAGGTAGAAGCAATAAAAAAGCTTTCTGTTACTTGCTTTCGCCGCCTTTATCTACGCTAACTTCGGAGGCCAGAAAACGCTTAAGTGCTATTGAAGAATTTTCTGATTTAGGAAGTGGTTTTAACGTAGCCATGCGAGATTTAGATATCCGCGGTAGCGGAAATTTATTAGGTGCAGAACAAAGTGGTTTTATTGCGGAAATTGGTTTTGAAATGTATCATAAAATTTTAGATGAAGCCATTCAGGAATTAAAAGAAGCAGAGTTTAAAGGTTTGTTTGAAAATGAACCAAATCGTCCTTTTGTAGGCTTTACACAGGTTGATACCGATCTAGAACTTTACATTCCAGATGCTTATATAACCAACATTACCGAACGTTATAATTTGTATACAGAGCTTTCAAAGTTGAGTAATGAAACGGAATTAGCCGTATTTGAAAAGCAATTGGCTGATCGTTTTGGTCCTGTTCCACCACAAGTTAAAACGATGTTTAGCGTGGTTCGTTTGCAGTGGTTGGGTAAAAAACTAGGTTTTGAAAAAATCAGTTTTAAAAAGAATAGTCTACGAGGTTATTTCTTAAGTGATAAACAATCGGCTTATTTCGATTCTACCACCTTTATGAAAATATTAACTTTTGCACAAAATCATCCACGGATGTGTAATTTAAAGGAAGTTAAAAACACATTACGGATTGCTTTTGATCATATTAATAGCGTGGAAGAAGCAATGCAAACTTTAGAATTGATTGATTAA
- a CDS encoding DUF3820 family protein produces the protein MDPTLLLDLVKMQMPYGKYKGYLICNIPESYLLWYKDKGFPKGKLGDLMATMFEIRVNGLEYLLTPLKNQYR, from the coding sequence ATGGATCCTACCTTATTACTCGATTTAGTGAAAATGCAAATGCCTTACGGTAAATACAAGGGTTATTTGATTTGTAATATTCCAGAAAGCTACCTGCTTTGGTATAAAGATAAAGGATTTCCTAAAGGGAAACTGGGCGATTTAATGGCTACGATGTTTGAAATCCGGGTAAATGGATTGGAATATTTGTTAACGCCGCTGAAGAATCAATATAGATAA
- a CDS encoding DUF2752 domain-containing protein: MKHLKTFPLELIFWVIALVLLATANGHEHHFSLCPVANLGFEKWCPGCGLGRSIIHILHGEISESFSEHWFGLPALLIIIYRIFTLIKNRKQFKIITINT; encoded by the coding sequence ATGAAACACTTGAAAACCTTTCCACTAGAGCTTATTTTCTGGGTAATCGCTTTGGTGTTATTGGCAACAGCTAATGGTCATGAGCATCATTTTTCCCTTTGTCCTGTAGCAAATTTAGGCTTTGAAAAATGGTGTCCCGGCTGCGGGTTGGGAAGATCAATAATCCATATTTTACATGGAGAGATTAGCGAAAGCTTCTCAGAACATTGGTTTGGTTTGCCAGCGCTTTTAATAATAATTTATAGAATTTTTACTTTGATAAAAAATAGAAAACAGTTTAAAATTATAACGATAAACACATAG
- a CDS encoding TM2 domain-containing protein, whose translation MDIFQSPLMSLPGITPEEFSYLQQATTGLTEQQLRNFLMVYSTKRKNPSDMLIFCLIGLLVIPGLQRFIIGQIGMGILYLLTLGLCFIGSIIDVVNHKTLAFEHNQKMVFESLQMVRMGGFQ comes from the coding sequence ATGGATATATTTCAATCTCCTTTAATGTCGTTACCAGGTATAACGCCAGAAGAATTTTCATATTTACAACAAGCAACTACAGGATTAACAGAGCAACAATTGCGTAATTTCCTAATGGTTTATAGCACAAAAAGGAAAAATCCATCCGATATGCTCATCTTTTGTTTAATTGGATTATTAGTAATTCCAGGCTTGCAAAGGTTTATTATTGGTCAAATCGGGATGGGTATTTTGTACCTTTTAACATTAGGATTGTGCTTTATCGGTTCAATCATTGATGTAGTAAATCATAAAACCTTAGCTTTCGAACACAATCAGAAAATGGTTTTCGAAAGCTTACAAATGGTTAGAATGGGTGGTTTTCAATAA
- a CDS encoding DsbA family oxidoreductase produces the protein MKVEIWSDVMCPFCYIGKRHFEQAIEKLPFKDEIEVDWKSYQLNPEYHNTTSETIYDYLARSKGMPIEQAKQMTKQVVEMAENAGLTMDFDHNKPANTFNAHRLIHLAAKHNLQDLAEEKLFEAHFVESRNIGDESVLVDVAVEIGLDKAEAEQVLQSDQFAEAVRYDIYESQNLGIQGVPYFVMDRKYGVSGAQPVQAFTDALTQSFVEWKETQPKTKLTSLNKTNDAICDENGCEI, from the coding sequence ATGAAAGTAGAAATCTGGTCGGATGTGATGTGTCCGTTTTGCTATATCGGGAAGCGTCATTTTGAACAGGCAATTGAAAAATTGCCCTTTAAAGATGAGATTGAAGTAGATTGGAAAAGTTATCAACTCAATCCAGAATATCATAATACTACCAGCGAAACAATTTACGATTATCTTGCCAGAAGCAAGGGAATGCCAATCGAGCAAGCTAAACAAATGACAAAACAAGTGGTTGAAATGGCTGAAAATGCCGGATTAACTATGGATTTCGATCATAATAAGCCGGCCAATACTTTCAACGCACACCGATTAATTCATTTAGCGGCAAAACATAATCTTCAAGATTTGGCCGAAGAAAAATTATTTGAAGCGCATTTTGTAGAGAGTAGAAATATCGGTGATGAAAGTGTTTTAGTTGATGTTGCCGTAGAAATCGGTTTGGATAAAGCGGAAGCTGAACAGGTTTTGCAAAGTGATCAGTTTGCTGAAGCGGTGCGTTATGATATTTATGAAAGTCAGAATTTAGGCATCCAAGGCGTTCCATATTTTGTTATGGATAGAAAGTATGGCGTTTCAGGCGCACAACCGGTTCAAGCATTTACAGATGCACTAACTCAAAGCTTCGTGGAATGGAAAGAAACTCAACCTAAAACCAAGCTAACTTCATTGAATAAAACTAATGATGCCATTTGCGATGAAAATGGTTGTGAAATATAG
- a CDS encoding Nif3-like dinuclear metal center hexameric protein produces MRLSEITNYLESIAPLNYQEDYDNSGLIVGDPNMEVQGALVALDCVEKIVDEAISTGCNLIITHHPIVFKGLKKLNGKNYVERVVLKAIKNNIALYAIHTNLDSIHTGVNARICERLGLTGTKILSPKSGLLKKLVTYCPLMQAEQLRSALFYAGAGNIGNYSECSFNAEGIGTFKGNESSEPFVGEKGVRHKEQEVRIEVVYPTQLERKILLALFENHPYEEIAYDIYNLENKHQLVGSGMLGWLEYDMDAYDFLHLVKDRMLAKVVRHTEVTGKRIKKVAVCGGSGSFLLKEAIAAGADAFITADFKYHEFFDAEEKIIIADIGHFETEQFTSNLLVEIIQKKFSNFAIRLTEQNTNPINYLF; encoded by the coding sequence ATGAGATTATCTGAAATTACAAACTATCTGGAAAGCATTGCTCCATTAAATTATCAGGAAGATTATGATAATTCGGGTTTAATTGTGGGCGATCCAAATATGGAAGTTCAGGGCGCTTTAGTAGCTTTAGATTGCGTTGAAAAAATTGTAGATGAGGCAATTTCAACGGGCTGCAATTTGATAATAACACATCATCCAATTGTGTTTAAAGGCTTAAAAAAACTAAACGGCAAAAATTACGTAGAACGCGTAGTGCTAAAAGCAATTAAGAATAACATCGCTTTATATGCCATTCACACCAATTTAGATAGTATTCATACCGGCGTAAATGCAAGAATTTGCGAACGATTAGGCTTAACAGGCACAAAAATACTTTCACCAAAATCGGGCTTATTAAAGAAATTGGTTACTTATTGTCCGTTAATGCAGGCAGAGCAATTGCGTTCGGCTTTATTTTATGCCGGTGCAGGAAATATCGGTAACTATAGTGAATGTAGTTTTAATGCTGAAGGAATTGGAACGTTTAAAGGCAACGAAAGCTCAGAGCCATTTGTTGGCGAGAAAGGCGTTCGACACAAAGAACAAGAAGTGAGGATTGAAGTAGTTTACCCAACTCAGCTAGAACGAAAAATTTTGCTTGCTTTGTTTGAAAATCATCCTTATGAAGAAATTGCTTACGATATTTATAACCTAGAAAATAAACATCAGTTGGTGGGTTCTGGCATGCTTGGCTGGCTTGAATACGATATGGATGCCTATGATTTTTTACACTTGGTAAAAGATAGAATGCTTGCAAAAGTGGTAAGACACACAGAAGTAACGGGAAAAAGAATTAAAAAAGTGGCAGTTTGTGGTGGTTCTGGGAGTTTCTTATTAAAAGAAGCGATTGCTGCTGGAGCGGATGCTTTTATTACTGCAGATTTTAAGTACCATGAATTTTTTGATGCTGAAGAGAAAATTATAATTGCCGACATCGGACACTTTGAAACTGAACAATTTACATCTAATTTATTGGTTGAAATTATTCAGAAAAAATTTAGTAACTTTGCAATCCGTCTAACGGAGCAAAATACAAACCCCATAAATTACCTGTTTTAA